A window of the Cystobacter fuscus genome harbors these coding sequences:
- a CDS encoding MXAN_5187 C-terminal domain-containing protein, protein MAKRASAGASDLGHRRVTGRSSALDHLPGALSPAAARTVVHSGVPGCAGDLGHRQEVFREFVQTRDQCGEPQDGLTYDKFVAKLRKNREQLVQKYACKTVRFQVCVKEGRAALKATPVKD, encoded by the coding sequence ATGGCGAAGCGAGCTTCCGCAGGGGCTTCCGACCTGGGTCATCGACGCGTTACTGGGCGCTCTTCCGCGCTCGATCATCTTCCAGGAGCATTATCTCCTGCAGCCGCTCGCACGGTCGTCCACAGCGGCGTCCCTGGGTGCGCTGGCGATCTGGGCCACCGCCAGGAGGTCTTCCGCGAGTTCGTGCAGACGCGCGATCAGTGCGGCGAGCCCCAGGACGGGCTGACGTACGACAAGTTCGTCGCCAAGCTGCGCAAGAACCGCGAGCAGCTCGTGCAGAAGTACGCGTGCAAGACGGTGCGCTTCCAGGTGTGCGTGAAGGAGGGCAGGGCGGCCCTCAAGGCCACGCCCGTCAAGGACTGA
- a CDS encoding DUF2169 family type VI secretion system accessory protein, whose translation MSLADEYHGKPEHSSVLRALDLAPFKPATDILLSGFAYAQGRAKKDVLVALRLGGLTKGVQVVGERVWDRTFGMATISSPRAFERMELTYERAFGGTDLSHPEHPERCEENPIGRGFRAARSKLPLEGMPLPNLEDPLAPIGSPSDRPTPRAFGPLAPHWHPRALHAGTYDKAWERETMPLLPADFDERFFQVAPPDQILPSYVQGGEPVKVVGATPEGVLEFSLPRVRLEVVVKVGPARETPLCPCDTVSIECEQKRLVLVWRARFDVHGRIPSVQWIKVQHAGGPHAR comes from the coding sequence TTGAGTCTGGCGGACGAGTACCATGGCAAGCCCGAGCATTCGAGCGTGCTCCGCGCCCTGGACCTGGCCCCCTTCAAGCCAGCAACAGACATTCTCTTGAGTGGTTTCGCATACGCTCAGGGACGCGCGAAGAAGGATGTCCTGGTCGCCCTTCGTCTGGGGGGGCTCACCAAGGGCGTGCAGGTCGTGGGGGAGCGGGTATGGGACAGAACGTTCGGAATGGCCACCATCTCATCTCCGCGCGCTTTCGAGCGTATGGAATTGACATACGAGCGGGCATTCGGCGGTACGGACCTGAGTCACCCGGAGCATCCTGAGCGGTGCGAGGAGAACCCAATTGGAAGAGGCTTTCGCGCCGCGCGTTCCAAACTCCCGCTGGAGGGCATGCCCCTCCCGAATCTCGAAGACCCTCTTGCGCCCATCGGCTCGCCGAGCGACCGCCCTACGCCTCGGGCCTTCGGTCCTCTTGCCCCCCACTGGCATCCGCGTGCACTCCATGCAGGTACCTATGACAAGGCGTGGGAGCGGGAAACCATGCCCTTGTTGCCGGCGGACTTCGACGAGCGCTTCTTCCAGGTCGCACCGCCCGATCAAATCCTCCCCTCCTATGTCCAGGGAGGGGAACCCGTGAAGGTGGTGGGCGCAACACCCGAGGGCGTGTTGGAGTTCTCCCTGCCACGGGTGAGGCTGGAAGTTGTGGTGAAGGTGGGCCCCGCGCGAGAGACCCCGCTGTGTCCCTGTGACACCGTTAGCATCGAGTGCGAGCAGAAGCGGCTCGTCCTCGTCTGGCGAGCGAGGTTCGATGTCCACGGCCGCATTCCCTCCGTGCAGTGGATCAAGGTTCAGCACGCAGGAGGTCCTCATGCGAGGTGA
- a CDS encoding beta-ketoacyl synthase N-terminal-like domain-containing protein has protein sequence MRGEAIVVTGIGMRTAVGQHAQQSCASVRAGLNRFMIWPHFGVDGGGLTASWTRPDLGERAWSEKLVELLPQPLTEALWSARLFDLPINLPHSRSEARVQMFLGTPPLDRPGPSPEELQEFTETLKEDLFQEGAVRLEFIHMEHASGLVGVARACEVLQQGSADICFVGAADSLLDSVLLQSLLEAGRLKVPGVSSGIIPGEAAAFLVLERESMARRRGVSARLRIDAVGGWRETIPGHHKAP, from the coding sequence ATGCGAGGTGAGGCCATCGTGGTGACGGGCATCGGGATGCGGACGGCAGTGGGCCAGCACGCCCAACAGTCCTGTGCATCGGTACGAGCAGGCCTCAATCGATTCATGATCTGGCCCCACTTTGGCGTGGATGGCGGCGGCCTCACCGCCTCCTGGACGAGACCGGACCTCGGGGAGCGCGCTTGGTCCGAGAAGCTGGTCGAACTGCTCCCACAGCCCCTAACCGAGGCCCTTTGGAGCGCGCGGCTCTTCGACCTGCCCATCAACCTCCCACACTCCAGGAGCGAGGCTCGCGTCCAGATGTTCCTGGGCACTCCGCCTCTGGACCGTCCCGGCCCTTCTCCAGAAGAACTTCAGGAGTTCACTGAAACGCTCAAGGAAGACCTCTTCCAGGAGGGGGCCGTCCGCCTGGAGTTCATCCACATGGAACATGCCTCCGGGCTCGTGGGGGTGGCCAGGGCCTGCGAGGTGCTCCAGCAAGGTTCCGCTGACATCTGTTTCGTAGGAGCCGCGGACTCACTGCTGGACAGCGTGCTGCTGCAGTCCCTGCTTGAGGCCGGACGGCTCAAGGTGCCTGGCGTCAGCTCCGGAATCATCCCTGGTGAGGCTGCGGCCTTCCTGGTCCTGGAGCGAGAATCGATGGCGCGGCGGCGCGGTGTCTCCGCTCGATTGCGCATCGATGCCGTGGGGGGCTGGAGAGAGACGATCCCTGGACACCACAAAGCCCCGTGA
- a CDS encoding DUF4150 domain-containing protein, translated as MPTTVIVNNLSAVHKDSGGVSMAFPDVCKTPTPAGPVPMPYPNVAQSADTANGSRTVTGDGNPLMLKSSHFATSTGDEAGSAMGVASNKIKGKAYPKMYSFDVKVEGQNVFRFTDIMLQNGGSPTNTPPAAEMQNTTVAVGSGAETLKDPEEPEVVKMAWARQEACCGDEAALNVGTRNFPDDSVLSLGSLL; from the coding sequence ATGCCGACCACCGTCATCGTCAACAACCTTTCCGCCGTGCACAAGGACAGCGGCGGGGTGTCCATGGCCTTCCCCGACGTTTGCAAGACCCCCACCCCGGCAGGGCCCGTGCCCATGCCCTACCCCAACGTGGCCCAGTCCGCAGACACGGCCAACGGAAGCCGGACCGTCACCGGAGATGGCAATCCGCTCATGCTCAAGTCCTCCCACTTCGCGACGAGCACGGGGGACGAGGCTGGAAGCGCCATGGGAGTGGCGTCCAACAAGATCAAGGGCAAGGCCTACCCGAAGATGTACTCCTTCGATGTCAAGGTCGAGGGGCAGAACGTCTTCCGCTTCACGGACATCATGCTCCAGAACGGTGGCTCGCCCACCAATACACCCCCCGCAGCCGAGATGCAGAATACTACGGTCGCGGTCGGTTCTGGTGCGGAGACACTCAAGGATCCGGAAGAGCCGGAGGTGGTGAAGATGGCCTGGGCCCGCCAGGAGGCGTGCTGCGGTGATGAGGCGGCACTCAACGTCGGCACCAGGAACTTCCCGGACGACTCGGTGCTCTCGTTGGGAAGTTTGCTATGA
- a CDS encoding serine protease has protein sequence MRRWAIASTISLLAGCGPEAVEQTREQETVLASDQEIVGGTDATIAASPWQVSLQDSPGSHFCGGSVLNENWILTAQHCVNENGTIIKPEWVAAGITTLNGMSSSGQIRSVAEVIVYPGYVDVNQGKDVALLRLSAPLDLSGANVKAIPLATAADEAAGITNAGVVARVTGWGALTGSGNAFPDTLQTVDVSLLSNSSAQSAYAGDTIGSDQLAAASPGKDSCQGDSGGPLTVLKNGTRVLVGVVSWGEGCADSHYPGMYARVASFESWIASKINDGGPLTATLP, from the coding sequence ATGCGTCGTTGGGCAATCGCCAGCACGATCTCCCTGCTGGCTGGCTGTGGTCCCGAGGCTGTCGAGCAGACTCGTGAGCAGGAGACGGTGCTTGCCTCCGATCAGGAGATCGTCGGCGGCACCGACGCGACGATCGCCGCCAGTCCCTGGCAGGTGTCCTTGCAGGACAGCCCGGGCTCGCACTTCTGCGGCGGCTCGGTACTCAACGAGAACTGGATCCTGACCGCGCAGCACTGCGTGAACGAGAATGGCACCATCATCAAGCCGGAATGGGTGGCGGCGGGCATCACCACGCTCAATGGGATGAGCTCCTCCGGACAGATTCGCTCGGTCGCCGAGGTCATCGTCTACCCGGGCTACGTGGATGTGAACCAAGGCAAGGACGTGGCGCTGCTTCGCCTGTCCGCGCCGCTGGACCTGAGTGGGGCGAACGTGAAGGCCATCCCCCTCGCCACGGCGGCCGACGAGGCCGCGGGCATCACCAACGCGGGCGTGGTGGCGCGCGTCACCGGTTGGGGCGCGCTCACTGGCAGTGGCAACGCGTTTCCCGACACGCTGCAGACGGTGGACGTGAGCCTCCTGAGCAACAGCTCGGCCCAGTCCGCCTACGCGGGGGATACCATCGGCTCGGATCAGCTCGCCGCGGCCTCCCCCGGCAAGGACTCGTGCCAGGGTGACAGCGGCGGTCCGCTCACGGTGCTCAAGAACGGCACGCGCGTGCTGGTGGGCGTCGTGAGCTGGGGCGAGGGCTGCGCCGACTCGCACTACCCGGGCATGTACGCCCGCGTGGCGTCGTTCGAGAGCTGGATTGCCTCGAAGATCAACGACGGTGGCCCGCTGACCGCGACCCTCCCGTAG
- a CDS encoding CinA family protein, translated as MVCTVRLGSCGESKVEQLGVPLELLQAHGSVGEEAVEALAHAALTHSRADRAVAETGIAGPTGGTPRKPMGLAFLAVMRRGGRATVEHHVFKGDRSAVRRAIADRARVLLERLASES; from the coding sequence ATGGTCTGCACGGTCCGGCTGGGTTCGTGCGGCGAGTCCAAGGTGGAGCAGCTCGGCGTGCCGCTGGAGTTGCTCCAGGCACATGGCTCGGTGGGCGAGGAGGCGGTGGAGGCCCTGGCCCACGCGGCACTGACGCATTCGCGCGCGGACCGGGCGGTGGCGGAGACAGGCATCGCGGGGCCGACGGGAGGCACGCCACGAAAGCCGATGGGGCTGGCCTTCCTCGCGGTGATGCGCCGGGGCGGGAGGGCCACCGTGGAGCATCACGTCTTCAAGGGAGACCGGAGCGCGGTGCGCCGAGCCATCGCGGACCGCGCGCGGGTGCTGCTCGAGCGGCTGGCCTCGGAATCATGA
- a CDS encoding MXAN_5187 family protein: MVRFKFFVFALLVLGLGVAHLPLVSGPLSAEAVKGAASPATAAISELARALEARRSSVQALALSLAGNPEVVAAVQPHVEALPRGKGIRIVEPPVGERFGALRAALGEHVPEPLKDSLVLGLVTAEGALYARGAGEASADEQFDPRSQQKAGSEGGVADAFGAPHVFFSVPVLWSPDGGHAQVAATLVLGAPVLHKAFLESAAVNSGVAVLAVVQGDQVLESAGSEKELVTKALENVSVGKSGQVVERGSVRSLLTQVPRVRLPLLTNPSDTLGGDAPLAVGSRQSLGGGLEAVAVTSVRPFMTALANYQHDALFALLGLLGFSLVWTLLMGAGHPAAATAEPKKQKKGGKQQEAPAGAPAAGPALASSAPLAGPVFLTPAPEPPTAGPEDFPFPGSPAPARPAAAVASPETPFDAPAAMPFSDAPSAPEANPFEAPPVAAEPAFARASAPAGDLYPFATPDVPRGGDPFGTPTVPGKDPFGTPTVPGKDPFASSSGASLPFAPTDSAASVPAAAPRRGAAFAFEDHPTAAYSLQQAADPFAAATAQARQNGGFDDDGGSPEPTRVAAIPRELLARSARPMTGEVNVPPSALGIHPGVASPMNAPQSQQAGVTTSPFGTGAGAATGASTGAGAVALSEEQHFQEVFREFVQTRDQCGEPQDGLTYDKFVAKLRKNREQLVQKYACKTVRFQVYVKEGKAALKATPVKD, from the coding sequence ATGGTCCGCTTCAAGTTCTTCGTTTTCGCGCTCCTGGTCCTCGGACTGGGAGTGGCGCATCTGCCCCTGGTGTCGGGCCCGCTCAGCGCCGAGGCCGTGAAGGGGGCCGCGTCACCGGCCACTGCCGCCATCTCGGAGCTGGCCCGCGCCCTGGAGGCGCGCCGTTCCTCCGTGCAGGCCCTGGCCCTCTCGCTGGCTGGTAATCCCGAGGTCGTCGCCGCCGTGCAGCCCCACGTGGAGGCCCTGCCCCGGGGCAAGGGCATCCGCATCGTGGAGCCGCCCGTGGGCGAGCGCTTCGGCGCGCTGCGCGCCGCCCTGGGCGAGCACGTGCCCGAGCCGCTCAAGGACTCGCTCGTGCTCGGCCTCGTCACCGCCGAGGGCGCGCTGTACGCGCGGGGCGCGGGCGAGGCGAGCGCCGATGAGCAGTTCGACCCGCGCTCCCAGCAGAAGGCGGGCAGCGAGGGCGGGGTGGCGGACGCGTTCGGCGCTCCCCACGTCTTCTTCTCCGTGCCCGTGCTGTGGAGCCCCGACGGCGGCCACGCCCAGGTGGCGGCGACCCTGGTGCTGGGCGCCCCGGTGCTGCACAAGGCCTTCCTCGAGTCCGCGGCAGTGAACTCCGGCGTCGCCGTGCTCGCGGTGGTCCAGGGCGACCAGGTGCTGGAGAGCGCGGGCTCCGAGAAGGAACTCGTGACGAAGGCGCTCGAGAACGTGAGCGTGGGCAAGTCCGGCCAGGTGGTCGAGCGCGGCAGCGTGCGCAGCCTGTTGACCCAGGTGCCACGCGTGCGCCTGCCCCTGCTCACGAATCCCTCGGACACCCTGGGGGGCGATGCCCCGCTCGCCGTGGGCTCGCGCCAGTCGCTCGGTGGAGGGCTGGAAGCCGTGGCCGTCACCAGCGTGCGGCCCTTCATGACCGCGCTGGCCAACTACCAGCACGACGCCCTCTTCGCGCTGCTGGGCCTGCTGGGCTTCTCGCTCGTGTGGACGTTGTTGATGGGCGCGGGCCATCCGGCGGCCGCGACCGCCGAGCCGAAGAAGCAGAAGAAGGGCGGCAAGCAGCAGGAGGCGCCAGCGGGTGCTCCGGCGGCGGGCCCCGCGCTGGCCTCGTCCGCGCCCCTCGCCGGTCCGGTGTTCCTCACGCCCGCTCCCGAGCCGCCCACGGCGGGACCGGAGGACTTCCCGTTCCCCGGGTCGCCCGCTCCCGCGCGGCCCGCCGCCGCGGTCGCTTCTCCCGAGACGCCCTTCGACGCCCCGGCGGCGATGCCGTTCTCGGATGCGCCCTCCGCTCCGGAGGCCAATCCCTTCGAGGCGCCGCCCGTTGCCGCCGAGCCGGCCTTCGCCCGGGCTTCCGCGCCCGCCGGGGATCTCTACCCCTTCGCCACCCCGGACGTGCCGCGAGGCGGAGACCCGTTCGGCACGCCCACGGTGCCCGGCAAGGATCCGTTCGGCACGCCCACGGTGCCCGGCAAGGATCCGTTCGCCTCGTCGAGTGGGGCCTCGCTGCCCTTCGCCCCCACGGATTCCGCCGCGAGCGTGCCCGCGGCCGCTCCCCGGCGGGGCGCCGCCTTCGCCTTCGAGGATCACCCGACGGCGGCCTACTCGCTGCAACAGGCGGCGGACCCCTTCGCCGCGGCCACCGCGCAGGCGCGCCAGAATGGTGGCTTCGATGACGACGGCGGCTCGCCCGAGCCGACGCGCGTGGCGGCCATCCCGCGTGAGCTCCTCGCGCGCTCGGCCCGGCCGATGACGGGCGAGGTCAATGTGCCTCCCTCCGCGCTGGGCATCCACCCCGGCGTGGCCTCGCCGATGAACGCGCCCCAGTCGCAGCAGGCCGGCGTCACCACGTCTCCGTTCGGTACGGGCGCGGGAGCCGCCACGGGGGCGAGCACGGGCGCCGGTGCGGTGGCCCTGTCCGAGGAGCAGCACTTCCAGGAGGTCTTCCGCGAGTTCGTGCAGACGCGCGATCAGTGCGGCGAGCCCCAGGACGGGCTGACGTACGACAAGTTCGTCGCCAAGCTGCGCAAGAACCGCGAGCAGCTCGTGCAGAAGTACGCGTGCAAGACGGTGCGCTTCCAGGTGTACGTGAAGGAGGGCAAGGCCGCCCTCAAGGCCACGCCCGTCAAGGACTGA
- the hpf gene encoding ribosome hibernation-promoting factor, HPF/YfiA family encodes MKVLMRGVHLQLTDSLRDYATRHLVDPIAKFIDDEASEVDISLVDINGTKGGVDQECRVTVRMAGFSSIHVTETAETMFQAIDSVRDRLENTIKRTVEKRREVNSEGLPQDVRF; translated from the coding sequence ATGAAGGTGTTGATGCGAGGAGTCCATCTGCAGCTCACGGACTCGCTTCGGGATTATGCGACGCGGCATCTGGTGGACCCCATCGCGAAGTTCATCGACGATGAGGCGAGCGAGGTGGATATTTCCCTCGTGGACATCAATGGCACCAAGGGGGGCGTGGACCAGGAGTGCCGGGTGACCGTGCGCATGGCGGGCTTCTCCAGCATCCACGTGACCGAGACGGCCGAGACCATGTTCCAGGCCATCGACTCGGTGCGCGACAGGCTGGAGAACACCATCAAGCGCACCGTGGAGAAGCGCCGGGAGGTCAACAGCGAGGGCCTGCCCCAGGACGTGCGCTTCTAG
- a CDS encoding response regulator, with amino-acid sequence MGERIGERIKVLLVEDDGDSRELLAELLELDFDVITAADGVAGLRAFVDDHPDVVVTDESLPGMCGTALAQEVKSRQPKAGVVLVSGYSNVDSGYCDVVLRKPIDVERLSAVVGSLGEAARH; translated from the coding sequence ATGGGTGAGCGAATCGGAGAGCGGATCAAGGTCCTGCTGGTCGAGGACGACGGTGACAGCCGCGAGCTCCTCGCGGAGCTGCTCGAGCTGGACTTCGACGTCATCACCGCCGCGGACGGGGTGGCGGGGCTGCGCGCGTTCGTGGACGATCATCCGGACGTGGTGGTCACGGACGAGTCGTTGCCGGGCATGTGTGGAACGGCGCTCGCCCAGGAGGTCAAGAGCCGGCAACCCAAGGCGGGAGTGGTGCTCGTGTCCGGGTATTCGAACGTGGACTCTGGCTACTGCGACGTGGTGCTGCGCAAGCCGATTGATGTCGAGCGTTTGTCAGCCGTCGTGGGAAGCCTGGGGGAAGCAGCCAGGCACTGA
- a CDS encoding DUF2007 domain-containing protein, translating into MKYCMQCGSEYQEGVTECADCPGSTLVDAEAMRQRHIPLPGEGETRKFVRAATAEDPFTAEDYVRLLEIQRIPVFIRPRRSGTVDVLTTGALEPWWEIMVGEEYLERAVQLIAQEKRQLEETSAEAALAAEEEERETEGSLPPGTL; encoded by the coding sequence ATGAAATACTGCATGCAGTGCGGTTCCGAGTACCAGGAGGGCGTGACGGAGTGTGCGGACTGTCCTGGAAGTACCCTGGTGGACGCGGAAGCCATGCGCCAGCGCCACATCCCGCTGCCCGGTGAGGGAGAAACCCGGAAGTTCGTCCGGGCGGCCACGGCGGAGGATCCCTTCACCGCCGAGGACTATGTACGGCTCTTGGAGATCCAGCGCATTCCGGTGTTCATCCGGCCGCGCCGCTCGGGCACCGTGGACGTGCTCACCACGGGGGCGCTGGAGCCCTGGTGGGAGATCATGGTGGGCGAGGAGTACCTCGAGCGCGCCGTGCAGCTCATCGCCCAGGAGAAGCGGCAGTTGGAGGAGACCTCGGCCGAGGCCGCCCTCGCCGCCGAGGAAGAGGAGCGCGAGACGGAAGGCTCGCTCCCCCCCGGCACCTTGTGA
- a CDS encoding N-acetylmuramoyl-L-alanine amidase-like domain-containing protein, whose translation MMAAALVAAVLAQVATPAPPPRTARAGNVLPSGAPVVWASLGERERADLISGDALLPLGERLLRVSERFLGTPYVHSPLGEGIGVDPDPTFRLDAVDCLTFVEQSMALSLARSAVEVPGLLERLRYANTPSYEDRNHLMEAQWLPNNQRKGFLVDVTRRLGGADTVRVSKTINALTWSSRSSLALGLSPAHQPRGTYPLDMIPLERVLAHARQVPSGTILIVLREDLPLKATRVTHLGFVVQKGRRTWLRHARRGVDGNGRVVDEDLESFLARNAKYDKWKVTGVSFFEVRAPSETGPSAASTP comes from the coding sequence ATGATGGCCGCCGCCCTGGTGGCGGCCGTGCTCGCCCAGGTGGCCACTCCGGCGCCACCGCCCCGGACGGCGAGGGCGGGGAACGTGCTGCCCTCCGGCGCCCCCGTGGTGTGGGCCTCGCTCGGCGAGCGGGAGCGGGCCGATCTCATCTCCGGGGACGCGCTTTTGCCCCTGGGCGAGCGGCTGCTGCGCGTGAGCGAGCGCTTCCTGGGCACGCCCTACGTGCACTCGCCCCTGGGGGAGGGCATCGGGGTGGATCCGGATCCCACCTTCCGGCTGGACGCGGTGGACTGCCTCACCTTCGTGGAACAGTCCATGGCCCTGAGCCTGGCGCGCTCGGCGGTGGAGGTGCCGGGGCTGCTCGAGCGCCTGCGCTACGCGAACACCCCCTCCTATGAGGACCGCAACCACCTCATGGAGGCCCAGTGGCTGCCCAACAACCAGCGCAAGGGCTTCCTCGTGGACGTGACGCGGCGGCTGGGGGGCGCGGACACGGTGCGGGTGAGCAAGACGATCAACGCGCTCACCTGGAGCTCGCGCTCCTCGCTCGCCCTGGGCCTGTCCCCGGCGCACCAGCCTCGGGGCACCTACCCGCTCGACATGATTCCCCTGGAGCGGGTGCTGGCGCATGCGCGGCAGGTGCCCTCGGGCACCATCCTCATCGTGCTGCGCGAGGACCTGCCGCTCAAGGCCACCCGGGTGACGCATCTGGGCTTCGTGGTGCAGAAGGGTCGCCGCACCTGGCTGCGGCACGCGCGGCGGGGCGTGGATGGCAACGGCCGCGTGGTGGACGAGGACCTGGAGAGCTTCCTCGCGCGCAACGCGAAGTACGACAAGTGGAAGGTCACCGGCGTGAGCTTCTTCGAGGTGCGCGCTCCCTCGGAGACCGGCCCTTCGGCGGCCTCCACGCCGTAG
- a CDS encoding HEAT repeat domain-containing protein, whose translation MGTPLVRLLLLLPLVSSLAVAAPPSVQKRMGRRAETQALVEQVIDGALPVPTAISRLRILREEPYAAQQLARGISQEMDPRRLRDLTAVLAGLETRSAESLLAQLAGHEDSAVRMYAAQGLGRLGSKRVDVLLPLLQDKSYGVRREVARALGASHDPRVGKTLVAQARTEADPQTRVLMLEAVGAAGDKKQAKALEAFLDDSSESTRFAAARGLCLLGAPEGFSFAKKLLASEDRLVRRQGLGLYEGLPVKQTGPALRPLLEDKDRSLAAGAARILAQGGDKTMVSWLVLASWNANGEEKLTYEKELETLQLADDERKAILRAAGVAK comes from the coding sequence GTGGGAACCCCGCTCGTCCGCCTGCTGCTCCTGTTGCCCCTCGTGTCCTCGCTCGCCGTCGCCGCGCCCCCTTCCGTGCAGAAGCGCATGGGGCGCCGCGCCGAGACCCAGGCGCTCGTCGAGCAGGTCATCGACGGAGCCCTCCCGGTGCCCACCGCCATCTCCCGCCTGCGCATCCTGCGCGAGGAGCCCTACGCCGCGCAGCAGCTCGCCCGGGGCATCTCCCAGGAGATGGATCCCCGGCGGCTGCGCGACCTGACGGCGGTGCTGGCCGGTCTGGAGACGCGCTCGGCCGAGTCGCTGCTGGCGCAGCTCGCCGGGCACGAGGACAGCGCGGTGCGCATGTACGCGGCGCAGGGCCTGGGCCGGCTGGGCAGCAAGCGCGTCGACGTGTTGTTGCCGCTGCTGCAGGACAAGTCGTACGGGGTGCGCCGCGAGGTGGCGCGCGCCCTGGGGGCCAGCCACGACCCCCGGGTGGGCAAGACACTCGTCGCCCAGGCGCGCACCGAGGCGGATCCCCAGACGCGCGTGTTGATGCTGGAGGCGGTGGGCGCCGCGGGGGACAAGAAGCAGGCCAAGGCGCTCGAGGCCTTCCTGGATGACAGCTCGGAGAGCACGCGCTTCGCCGCGGCCCGGGGGCTGTGCCTGCTCGGGGCGCCCGAGGGCTTCTCCTTCGCGAAAAAGCTGCTCGCCTCCGAGGACCGGCTCGTGCGCCGCCAGGGGCTCGGGCTCTACGAGGGGCTGCCCGTGAAGCAGACCGGGCCGGCGCTGCGTCCGCTCCTCGAGGACAAGGACCGGAGCCTCGCGGCGGGCGCGGCCCGCATCCTCGCCCAGGGCGGCGACAAGACGATGGTGTCGTGGCTGGTGCTCGCCTCGTGGAACGCCAACGGCGAGGAGAAGCTCACCTACGAGAAGGAGCTGGAGACGCTCCAGCTCGCGGATGACGAGCGCAAGGCGATTCTCCGCGCGGCGGGGGTGGCGAAATGA
- a CDS encoding DUF4398 domain-containing protein: protein MKRLLVLVAVAGALSGCGPIKSTSHLLDAEVQIQAARTAGAETLAPYEWTAANLYIHKAREEVSYSDYQSGVDFAEKAARYAAEAREKALAVANDNTDGAASPRPNP from the coding sequence ATGAAGCGACTCCTCGTACTGGTGGCGGTGGCGGGAGCCCTGAGCGGCTGCGGCCCCATCAAGTCCACTTCCCACCTGCTGGACGCCGAGGTGCAGATCCAGGCGGCCCGCACCGCCGGGGCCGAGACGCTCGCGCCCTACGAGTGGACGGCCGCCAACCTCTACATCCACAAGGCGCGCGAAGAGGTGAGCTACTCGGACTACCAGTCCGGTGTGGACTTCGCCGAGAAGGCCGCGCGCTATGCCGCCGAGGCGCGTGAAAAGGCCCTGGCCGTGGCCAATGACAACACCGACGGCGCTGCCTCCCCCCGCCCCAACCCCTGA